GCTAAGCGGCGGCAAGCGTCCCAACGGCTTGCTCATTCAGAAAGTGCGGGTTCCCTTGGGGGTGGTGGGCATGATCTATGAAGCCAGACCCAATGTGACGGTGGACGCGGCCGGGCTCTGCCTAAAATCAGGCAATGCGACCATACTGAGGGGCGGCTCGGAAGCCATACAGTCCAATACCGCCATCGTGCAGGTCATTGCTGATGCTGCCCGGCAGGCTGATATGCCGGCCGATGTGGTTCAACTGATTGCGACAACCGATCGGGAAGCTGTGAATGCCATGCTCAAGCTCAATGAATATATTGACGTCATCATTCCCAGAGGCGGCGCCGGCCTGATTAAGACGGTCGTGCACAACAGCACTGTACCGGTAATAGAGACCGGAACCGGCGTTTGCCATACTTTTGTTGATGTCAGCGCTGATCTGCAGATGGCGCAAACCATTGCCTTCAACGCCAAGGTTTCCCGTCCGGCGGTCTGCAATGCCATGGAGACGCTCTTGGTTCATGCAAAGGCTGCCGACCAATTTCTGCCCCCCATGCTGGAACAGTTTCATCAAGCCGGCGTGGAACTGCGGGGCTGTCCGGTCACCCAGAGACATCACCGGGCGGTGAAGCCGGCGACCCAGGCGGATTGGGCTACCGAATACTCGGATTACATCCTTTCGGTAAAAGTGGTTTCCGGTTTGGAAGAGGCCCTGGAGCATATTGCAAAATACAGCACCAAGCATTCCGAGGCGATTGTGACTTCCGATTATGGGAATGCTCTGCGTTTCCAGCAGGAAGTGGATGCAGCCTGTGTGTACGTCAACGCCTCCACTCGCTTTAGCGACGGCTTTGAATTTGGCTTGGGCGCCGAGATCGGCATCAGCACGCAAAAATTGCATGCCCGGGGTCCCATGGGCCTGACTGCGTTAACCAGCTTCAAATATATGATCTCCGGTCAGGGGCAAATCCGATAATTACCGGTAAAGATATGCTTGATTCCTCTTATTGCGGTGCGATGAGAGGTTTTCTTTTTAAAACAGCCCTATTTTTGCCAGTCCCAAGATTGACGCACCGGTCCTGATCGTCGTACAATGAAATTAAGAACAGGTGCGTGTCGTGAAACAATGTGGAGGTGTGTCGTGCAGGCGGTTTTCCAGAAGTTGTTACAACATAAAAAATGGCTATTGCTGCTTGTTGTACTGGCAATTGCGGTGAGAGCCGACATGCTGCAGGCTGAGGATCAGAAACAACCGGCTCATAGGATTCTGGTGGTCAAACGAGGCAATATCGCCACTGTCGTTGCCGCCAAAGGAATTGTTGTGCCGGTAAACACCGTGAATACCCCGATGGCTCCCGGTTCAGGCGAGAATTCTGCTCCTGTAGTTCTGTTGGATGCTGCCAGAATAAAAATGCAAATTGAAGCACAGATCAGCGAGTTCGATATCGATAAAATTCTGGTTGGACAAAAAGTGAAATTTACAGCGGACGCATGTCCGGATCAGATTTACAGCGGAAATGTAGCCAGTATATCCCGTAAGGGCCATTGGCGGCAGCATCATATATATTATCCGGTCATTATTGATATGGATGAAGGTAAAGGAAGCGAGGGAGTCTTGCGGCCGGAGATGACCGCCCGGATTTCGATCTGGGTGGGAGAGAGACTGAATGTTTTAGCGGTGCCCCTTAAGGCAGTCAAAGAGAGCAGAAACCAACGTTATGTCCAGGTACTAAAGGACGGACAGCCGCATAATATCACAGTAACCACCGGTTTAGCCAATGATGCCAGCATCGAGATTATTGAGGGACTACAGGAAGGGGATCGGCTCATCCTGCCGCAGGCTAAAGTGCGGGGACAAAAGAAAATTTCCGGTTTTATCCGTCAATTTTTTGGCAGTCCTGGGATTGAATAAGCG
This genomic window from Acetonema longum DSM 6540 contains:
- a CDS encoding glutamate-5-semialdehyde dehydrogenase, giving the protein MDFQAELKQKGERAKIAARKLATVSAAAKNQALQAIADALLSNTAAILAANVLDMEAAKGRNIPGPLLDRLKLDEARIKAMAEGLRQVAFLPDPIGEVLSGGKRPNGLLIQKVRVPLGVVGMIYEARPNVTVDAAGLCLKSGNATILRGGSEAIQSNTAIVQVIADAARQADMPADVVQLIATTDREAVNAMLKLNEYIDVIIPRGGAGLIKTVVHNSTVPVIETGTGVCHTFVDVSADLQMAQTIAFNAKVSRPAVCNAMETLLVHAKAADQFLPPMLEQFHQAGVELRGCPVTQRHHRAVKPATQADWATEYSDYILSVKVVSGLEEALEHIAKYSTKHSEAIVTSDYGNALRFQQEVDAACVYVNASTRFSDGFEFGLGAEIGISTQKLHARGPMGLTALTSFKYMISGQGQIR
- a CDS encoding efflux RND transporter periplasmic adaptor subunit, with amino-acid sequence MLQHKKWLLLLVVLAIAVRADMLQAEDQKQPAHRILVVKRGNIATVVAAKGIVVPVNTVNTPMAPGSGENSAPVVLLDAARIKMQIEAQISEFDIDKILVGQKVKFTADACPDQIYSGNVASISRKGHWRQHHIYYPVIIDMDEGKGSEGVLRPEMTARISIWVGERLNVLAVPLKAVKESRNQRYVQVLKDGQPHNITVTTGLANDASIEIIEGLQEGDRLILPQAKVRGQKKISGFIRQFFGSPGIE